In Nonomuraea sp. NBC_00507, the following are encoded in one genomic region:
- a CDS encoding SigE family RNA polymerase sigma factor, producing MSLDEEYTAYVTGRLSWLRKIAYPLCQDWRRADDLVQTAIARLYVKWRQARAADDLDAYVRVMLIRVFLAEQRRGWFLRVRLTSAISHQPLESGDRDMAMDIHRALTAVPPRQRATLVLRFHCDLSVEQTAHVLGCSTGTVKSQTARGLATLRAMLGEPESRLARAEEC from the coding sequence ATGAGCCTTGATGAGGAGTACACCGCCTATGTGACGGGCCGGCTGTCCTGGTTGCGGAAGATCGCTTACCCCTTGTGCCAGGACTGGCGCCGCGCGGACGACCTGGTACAGACAGCGATAGCACGGCTCTACGTCAAATGGCGCCAGGCGCGGGCGGCCGACGACCTCGACGCCTACGTACGGGTGATGCTGATCCGGGTCTTCCTCGCCGAACAGCGAAGAGGCTGGTTTTTGCGGGTCCGGCTGACGTCCGCGATATCCCACCAGCCGCTCGAAAGCGGCGACCGGGACATGGCCATGGACATCCACCGGGCCCTCACCGCCGTCCCTCCGCGCCAGCGCGCCACCCTCGTACTGCGCTTTCATTGCGATCTGAGCGTGGAGCAGACCGCCCACGTGCTGGGCTGCTCCACCGGAACCGTCAAGAGCCAGACCGCCCGCGGCCTCGCCACTCTGCGCGCGATGCTCGGCGAGCCGGAATCCCGTCTAGCACGTGCGGAGGAATGCTGA
- a CDS encoding RrF2 family transcriptional regulator, translating to MRTGKGVEWAMHTLLNLAWSGGGEPVATAQLAAGHDLSVSYLNKLLQQLVKAGLLESVPGARGGFRLARPLVAVSVLDVVLAIEGDAPLFRCTEIRQCGTIGERCPDSSFSEPCAVKIAMGRAEAAWRQALAEQSLADVQAAADAHAPTVAAQVRQTLGRD from the coding sequence GTGCGAACGGGCAAGGGCGTCGAGTGGGCGATGCATACGCTGCTCAATCTGGCATGGTCGGGGGGCGGCGAGCCGGTGGCCACCGCGCAGCTGGCCGCCGGTCACGACCTGTCGGTGTCCTACCTGAACAAGCTGCTGCAGCAGCTGGTCAAAGCCGGCCTGCTCGAGTCCGTCCCGGGTGCGCGGGGTGGCTTTCGCCTGGCCCGCCCCCTGGTGGCGGTGTCGGTGCTGGACGTGGTCCTTGCCATTGAGGGGGATGCGCCGCTCTTCCGCTGTACCGAGATCCGTCAGTGCGGCACCATCGGGGAGCGATGCCCCGATTCCAGCTTCTCCGAGCCGTGCGCGGTCAAGATCGCCATGGGGCGGGCCGAAGCGGCCTGGCGACAGGCGCTGGCCGAGCAGAGCCTCGCTGACGTGCAGGCCGCGGCCGACGCACATGCTCCCACCGTGGCGGCGCAGGTTCGCCAGACACTCGGGCGCGACTGA
- a CDS encoding cupin domain-containing protein, protein MSTDHSHHLENPNATTPPPKIELISSVPSPPPMPDNAEAMTIRVILPPGSEGNPPHRHTGPAYGYMIRGEMLFELEGEPERVVKPGETFWEPGGDLIHYQDANNLADAETEFVVTMFGVAGQPMLIPVSAEELEERRDRRAPRP, encoded by the coding sequence ATGAGCACCGATCATTCGCACCACCTCGAGAACCCCAATGCGACCACGCCGCCGCCGAAGATCGAACTCATCTCATCGGTGCCATCGCCGCCACCGATGCCCGACAACGCTGAGGCGATGACAATCCGGGTCATCCTGCCGCCCGGCAGTGAGGGCAACCCGCCGCACCGCCACACCGGTCCCGCGTACGGATACATGATCAGAGGCGAGATGCTCTTTGAGCTGGAAGGTGAACCGGAACGGGTGGTCAAGCCCGGAGAGACGTTCTGGGAGCCGGGCGGCGACCTCATCCACTACCAGGACGCCAATAACCTCGCAGACGCCGAAACCGAATTCGTCGTCACGATGTTCGGTGTGGCCGGGCAGCCGATGCTCATCCCGGTGAGCGCGGAAGAACTCGAAGAGCGGCGAGATCGCCGGGCGCCTCGCCCGTGA
- a CDS encoding NADP-dependent oxidoreductase has translation MQAITVRDRSAGLAGLSLTEEPYPHAAENDVIVWVHAAGFTRGELDWPATWTDRAGRDRTPSVLGHEVSGVVAELGYGTTGLSIGQRVFGLTDWARNGSLAEYVAVEARNLAPLPAGVEHAVAAALPISGLTAWQGLFDHGRLAAGQTVLIHGAAGGVGSIAVQLAHEAGARVIGTGRGAARDTALGLGVDAFLDLQADCLEDADQVDVVFDVIGGDILDRSAALVRPGGTLVTIVSPPMVRPRDGQAIFFVVEPDRDRLADLARRLRDGRLRVIVGDVRTLAEAPSAFAQRTLGKTIIRVAEGD, from the coding sequence ATGCAAGCCATCACCGTCCGAGACCGCTCCGCCGGCCTGGCTGGGCTTTCCCTGACGGAGGAGCCATACCCCCACGCCGCCGAGAACGACGTCATCGTATGGGTGCACGCTGCCGGGTTCACCCGCGGAGAGCTCGACTGGCCGGCAACGTGGACTGATCGCGCGGGCCGCGACCGGACGCCAAGTGTGCTCGGGCATGAGGTGTCGGGTGTCGTCGCCGAGTTGGGGTACGGAACCACCGGTCTGTCCATCGGCCAGCGGGTGTTCGGGCTGACCGACTGGGCCCGCAACGGATCGCTGGCTGAGTACGTGGCGGTCGAGGCCCGCAACCTCGCCCCCCTACCGGCCGGCGTCGAACACGCCGTGGCCGCTGCGCTGCCGATCTCAGGGCTGACGGCATGGCAGGGCCTGTTCGACCACGGCCGCCTCGCTGCCGGCCAGACCGTCCTGATCCACGGCGCCGCGGGCGGTGTCGGTTCCATCGCTGTGCAGCTCGCGCACGAGGCAGGAGCCCGGGTGATCGGCACCGGCAGGGGCGCCGCCAGAGACACGGCACTCGGGCTCGGCGTGGACGCCTTCCTGGACCTGCAGGCGGATTGCCTGGAAGATGCCGACCAGGTCGACGTGGTGTTCGACGTGATCGGTGGCGACATCCTGGACCGATCGGCTGCGTTGGTGCGCCCCGGCGGCACGCTCGTCACCATCGTCTCGCCGCCCATGGTCCGGCCTCGAGACGGGCAGGCGATCTTCTTCGTCGTCGAACCCGATCGCGACCGGCTCGCGGATCTGGCCCGGCGGCTGCGGGACGGACGGCTCCGCGTGATCGTCGGGGACGTGCGGACGCTCGCCGAGGCGCCCTCCGCGTTCGCCCAGCGCACTCTCGGCAAGACGATCATCCGGGTCGCGGAAGGCGATTAG
- a CDS encoding NAD(P)H-dependent flavin oxidoreductase — MTLSTVFTEMLGVRYPIALAPMGGSAGGALAAAVSRGGGFGILGGAYGDPEWLAREVPIVAGAGGPWGVGFLTWGIDLAAVELALSYGPSAVMLSFGDPSPYAEHVRRAGALLILQVTDLDEAKRAVDLGADVIVAQGTESGGHGAARGRSTLPFVPAVVDLVAPVPVLAAGGIADGRGVAAALVLGAAGALIGTRFQATTEALVHPSITKAILEGRGQDTERSTVLDIARGSKWPSKYPARTLGHPYLDRWRGREAELAADPQALQDYQEDVARGAIPPLPVWAGEAVDLITDLPSAEDLVTAMATQAEDALNRAGRR; from the coding sequence ATGACGTTGTCGACGGTGTTCACGGAGATGCTCGGCGTGCGGTACCCGATCGCGTTGGCGCCGATGGGTGGGTCAGCCGGTGGCGCGCTGGCCGCAGCCGTCTCTCGTGGTGGCGGGTTCGGGATTCTGGGCGGCGCGTACGGGGACCCGGAGTGGCTGGCGCGTGAGGTCCCGATCGTCGCGGGCGCCGGAGGGCCGTGGGGTGTCGGATTCCTGACCTGGGGCATCGATCTCGCTGCGGTGGAGTTGGCGCTGAGCTACGGCCCCAGCGCTGTGATGCTGTCCTTCGGCGATCCGAGCCCATACGCGGAGCATGTCCGCCGGGCAGGGGCCCTCTTGATCCTCCAGGTCACCGATCTGGATGAGGCCAAGCGGGCCGTGGACCTGGGCGCCGATGTGATCGTGGCTCAGGGAACCGAGAGCGGCGGGCACGGAGCCGCGCGCGGGCGGTCCACCCTGCCATTCGTGCCCGCGGTGGTGGATCTCGTAGCTCCGGTGCCGGTGCTGGCAGCGGGCGGGATCGCCGATGGGCGCGGTGTGGCGGCGGCTCTCGTGCTGGGTGCTGCCGGAGCGCTCATCGGCACCCGCTTCCAGGCGACCACCGAGGCCCTGGTCCATCCCTCGATCACCAAGGCGATCCTCGAGGGGCGGGGTCAGGACACCGAGCGGAGCACCGTGCTGGACATCGCACGAGGCTCGAAGTGGCCGTCGAAGTACCCCGCCCGCACGCTCGGCCACCCCTACCTCGACCGCTGGCGCGGCCGGGAGGCCGAGCTCGCCGCCGATCCTCAAGCCCTTCAGGACTACCAGGAGGACGTGGCCCGCGGCGCGATCCCCCCGCTGCCGGTTTGGGCGGGCGAGGCCGTCGACCTCATCACCGACCTGCCCTCGGCGGAGGACCTGGTCACCGCGATGGCCACCCAGGCCGAGGACGCACTGAACCGAGCGGGACGCCGCTGA
- the nhaA gene encoding Na+/H+ antiporter NhaA — translation MPGTTATRTARLFNRSTWPEARRIADILRKETIGGALLLAAALAALIWANSPWAQTYQDLRTIEAGPAALHLNLDLATWAADGLLAIFFFVAGLELKREFVAGDLRDLRRAAVPVAAAVGGVVMPALVYLTVAGGAGARGWAIPTATDIAFALAVLAVIGRSLPDALRTFLLTLAVVDDLIAIVIIATFYTSHLLMLPLLAAMVPLAVFAVLVRRGVRAWWLLLPLAFACWALVHASGVHATVAGVLLALAVPVLSRTPPTGNGTADGPGLAEHFEHRFRPISAGVAVPVFAFFSAGVGLGGLDGLAGTLSDPVAMGIVAGLLVGKPVGILAATWLVARFTRATLDEGLAWIDMAGLAVLAGIGFTVSLLIGELAFGTGETDARVKIAVLAGSLAAALLATVILRLRARLYRRIHQTETADSDHDGIPDLYQQP, via the coding sequence ATGCCCGGCACCACCGCCACACGCACTGCCCGCCTGTTCAACCGGAGTACGTGGCCAGAAGCGCGACGCATCGCCGACATCCTGCGCAAGGAGACCATCGGCGGGGCGCTGCTGCTGGCCGCCGCGCTCGCCGCACTGATCTGGGCCAACTCGCCGTGGGCGCAGACCTACCAGGACCTGCGGACGATCGAGGCCGGGCCCGCCGCGCTGCACCTGAACCTCGACCTGGCCACCTGGGCCGCGGACGGACTGCTGGCCATCTTCTTCTTCGTGGCCGGCCTGGAGCTCAAACGGGAATTCGTCGCCGGCGACCTGCGTGACCTGCGCCGGGCCGCGGTGCCGGTGGCCGCGGCGGTCGGCGGTGTGGTGATGCCCGCGCTGGTGTACCTGACGGTCGCCGGCGGAGCGGGGGCCAGGGGATGGGCGATCCCGACAGCCACCGACATCGCCTTCGCCCTGGCGGTGCTCGCGGTGATCGGCCGCTCCCTGCCGGACGCGCTGCGCACCTTCCTGCTGACCCTGGCGGTGGTGGACGACCTGATCGCCATCGTCATCATCGCCACCTTCTACACCTCGCACCTGTTGATGCTCCCGCTGCTGGCAGCGATGGTGCCGCTGGCGGTCTTCGCTGTGCTGGTGCGGCGCGGGGTGCGGGCGTGGTGGCTGCTGCTGCCGCTGGCATTCGCCTGCTGGGCGCTGGTGCACGCCTCGGGGGTGCACGCCACTGTGGCCGGGGTGCTGCTGGCGCTGGCCGTCCCCGTACTGTCCCGGACACCACCGACCGGGAATGGCACCGCGGACGGTCCGGGGCTGGCCGAGCACTTCGAGCACCGGTTCCGGCCGATCTCCGCCGGTGTGGCCGTACCCGTCTTCGCGTTCTTCTCCGCCGGAGTCGGCCTCGGCGGCCTCGACGGTCTGGCCGGCACGCTGAGTGACCCCGTGGCGATGGGGATCGTCGCAGGGCTGCTGGTCGGCAAGCCGGTCGGCATCCTCGCCGCCACCTGGCTGGTGGCCCGCTTCACCCGCGCCACCCTGGACGAAGGGCTTGCCTGGATCGACATGGCCGGGCTGGCCGTTCTGGCCGGCATCGGGTTCACCGTGTCGTTGCTGATCGGAGAGCTGGCATTCGGTACGGGCGAGACCGACGCGCGGGTCAAGATCGCGGTCCTGGCCGGCTCCCTGGCCGCGGCCTTGCTGGCCACAGTGATCCTTCGGCTGCGTGCCCGCCTCTACCGGAGGATCCATCAGACCGAGACCGCCGACTCCGACCACGACGGGATCCCCGACCTCTACCAGCAGCCCTAG
- a CDS encoding ISAzo13-like element transposase-related protein, whose amino-acid sequence MPHSGPGRKRAEQVDPRPPAALDALDALVKPATPGDPESPPRWTTWSMNTLATEFTRQGIRPVTTPYGGC is encoded by the coding sequence ATGCCTCACTCCGGACCGGGCCGCAAACGCGCCGAGCAGGTCGACCCCCGGCCGCCCGCGGCCCTGGATGCGCTGGATGCGCTGGTGAAGCCGGCCACTCCGGGCGATCCGGAGTCACCGCCGCGCTGGACGACGTGGTCGATGAACACCCTCGCCACCGAGTTCACCCGCCAGGGCATCCGGCCAGTGACGACACCATACGGCGGCTGCTGA
- a CDS encoding cupin domain-containing protein gives MIRVRCPGGFLAAGLVAAAAACAPSAERATGMVPVAVTVSQPPSETLSPLLEQALPNVEGKTFTSAIADFPPGARAVPHRHGKAFVYAYVLEGTLRSQISGEPVRTYRQGENWVEPPGAHHVLTENTSRTKPAKLLVIFISNTGDEIKVDDRPR, from the coding sequence ATGATCCGAGTACGGTGTCCCGGTGGTTTTCTGGCTGCCGGTCTGGTGGCTGCGGCCGCTGCCTGCGCTCCCTCGGCAGAGCGTGCGACGGGCATGGTGCCGGTCGCTGTCACGGTTTCGCAGCCACCGTCCGAGACGCTGTCGCCTCTGTTGGAACAGGCGCTTCCGAATGTCGAGGGCAAGACGTTCACCTCGGCGATCGCCGACTTCCCGCCCGGTGCACGCGCGGTGCCGCATCGGCACGGCAAGGCCTTCGTGTACGCCTACGTGCTCGAGGGCACTCTGCGCAGCCAGATCAGTGGCGAGCCAGTCCGCACTTACCGCCAAGGCGAGAACTGGGTCGAGCCGCCGGGCGCCCACCATGTGCTCACGGAAAACACCAGCCGGACAAAACCGGCGAAACTGCTGGTCATCTTCATCTCCAACACAGGAGACGAGATCAAAGTCGATGATCGGCCAAGGTAG
- a CDS encoding CPBP family intramembrane glutamic endopeptidase: MDTAPRPPADTQGAQPKGFVAKLLADRHSVPLSIALHLVPGAAIVAVYAFIAAPLVRAINFPIFLAWAIALAVVLFPLQLFLLWLGKKQTGRFTMKGVVHYRDKPLARGKAFWLGAACLVWMSVVSLSLTPLDNIVYDWFFTWVDYQGAGPDGTAYLQGYPQELVLTTLLICAPFTGFTLPLLEEYYFRGFLLPRLPQLGKWAPFFNTFFFSVYHFWAPWTVLSKLVFLYPGVWLAWKKQDIRISIAMHPGSALLMTVVGVIALASGAYSM, from the coding sequence ATGGATACAGCACCGCGGCCCCCGGCCGACACCCAAGGCGCCCAGCCGAAAGGCTTCGTCGCCAAGCTCCTCGCCGACCGTCACTCCGTCCCGTTGTCCATCGCACTGCACCTGGTGCCCGGCGCGGCCATCGTCGCCGTGTACGCGTTCATCGCCGCCCCCCTGGTCCGGGCGATCAACTTCCCGATCTTCCTGGCCTGGGCCATCGCCCTCGCCGTGGTGCTCTTCCCGCTCCAGCTCTTCCTGCTGTGGCTGGGCAAAAAGCAGACCGGCCGCTTCACCATGAAGGGCGTCGTCCACTACCGCGACAAGCCACTCGCGCGCGGCAAGGCCTTCTGGCTCGGGGCCGCGTGCCTCGTGTGGATGAGCGTGGTCTCGCTCTCGCTGACCCCGCTGGACAACATCGTCTACGACTGGTTCTTCACCTGGGTGGACTACCAGGGCGCCGGCCCCGACGGCACCGCCTACCTCCAGGGCTACCCGCAGGAACTCGTGCTCACCACGCTGCTCATCTGCGCGCCGTTCACCGGCTTCACCCTGCCCCTGCTCGAGGAGTACTACTTCCGCGGCTTCCTGCTGCCCCGCCTCCCGCAGCTCGGCAAGTGGGCCCCGTTCTTCAACACCTTCTTCTTCTCGGTGTACCACTTCTGGGCCCCTTGGACTGTCCTGTCGAAGCTCGTCTTCCTCTACCCGGGCGTCTGGCTCGCCTGGAAGAAGCAGGACATCCGCATCTCCATCGCCATGCACCCCGGCTCGGCGCTGCTGATGACCGTGGTCGGCGTCATCGCCCTCGCCTCCGGCGCCTACTCGATGTAA
- a CDS encoding carboxymuconolactone decarboxylase family protein — protein MSTAAEESAAAAGLGPLLVEPVKIRTSQINGCAFCLRMHTRDALEKGESTDRLAVLPAWAETGSFSEFERAALRLAEAIARVSDGHVSDADYAATAAVPTG, from the coding sequence TTGTCGACCGCAGCGGAGGAGAGCGCCGCGGCGGCAGGTCTCGGCCCGCTCCTGGTCGAGCCGGTGAAGATCCGCACGTCCCAGATCAACGGCTGCGCGTTCTGTCTGCGCATGCACACCCGCGACGCGCTCGAGAAGGGCGAGAGCACGGACCGCCTCGCGGTGCTCCCCGCGTGGGCGGAGACCGGCTCCTTCTCCGAGTTCGAGCGCGCGGCCCTGCGCCTGGCTGAGGCGATCGCGCGGGTCTCGGACGGTCATGTGAGCGATGCGGACTACGCGGCGACCGCCGCGGTGCCAACAGGCTAA
- a CDS encoding MFS transporter has product MGSGHRLGRQFGWLWGAYGTSALGTWLAFGAFPLIAIQVLHAGPAEVAALSCVGAVVGAAVAVPLGPWVEFRRKRPVLIAMDLVRFAALLTIPIAFALGVLTFLQLLLVSVVVAAADITFRAASGAYLKTLLQAEDLLVANARFESTAWTTTIIGPPLGGAAIGLLGPVATVVADAVSYLLSALGIGAMGGREPQPQRREAARMRAGDLLDGWRYILADATLRRLLFNTAVFNGLVMATGPLLAVLMLGQLGFAPWQYGLAFAAPAVGGLIGARLARPLVTWFGQHQVLIVAGALRALWSVGLAFLGPGTGGLLLVMGVELGLIFCCGVFNPVCATYRLERTATDRVARMLSAWAVTTKVSTALLTAVWGVLGGLLGPRTAIGLAGVLLLATPLLLPCRAAPPLAEPEPAPSRA; this is encoded by the coding sequence ATGGGGAGCGGGCACCGGCTGGGGCGGCAGTTCGGATGGCTCTGGGGAGCGTACGGGACCAGCGCGCTCGGTACGTGGCTGGCCTTCGGCGCGTTCCCGCTGATCGCCATCCAGGTGTTGCACGCCGGACCGGCCGAGGTCGCCGCGCTCTCCTGCGTGGGGGCTGTGGTGGGCGCGGCCGTGGCGGTGCCGCTCGGCCCGTGGGTGGAGTTCCGCCGCAAGCGGCCGGTGCTGATCGCGATGGACCTGGTGCGGTTCGCGGCGCTGCTGACGATCCCCATCGCGTTCGCGCTCGGCGTGCTCACCTTCCTCCAGCTCCTGCTGGTCTCGGTCGTCGTCGCGGCGGCCGACATCACCTTCCGCGCCGCCTCCGGCGCGTACCTGAAGACGTTGCTGCAGGCCGAGGACCTGCTGGTCGCCAACGCCCGATTCGAGTCCACGGCCTGGACGACCACGATCATCGGACCGCCGCTGGGCGGCGCGGCGATCGGGCTCCTCGGTCCGGTGGCGACGGTGGTGGCCGACGCGGTCAGTTACCTGCTCTCGGCCTTGGGCATCGGCGCGATGGGCGGGCGCGAGCCGCAGCCCCAGCGCCGGGAGGCCGCGCGCATGCGGGCCGGGGACCTGCTCGACGGCTGGCGGTACATCCTCGCCGACGCGACGCTGCGTCGGCTGTTGTTCAACACCGCCGTCTTTAACGGCCTGGTGATGGCCACCGGGCCGCTGCTGGCCGTCCTGATGCTCGGCCAACTTGGGTTCGCACCGTGGCAGTATGGCCTCGCCTTTGCCGCGCCCGCGGTCGGTGGGCTGATCGGTGCGCGGCTGGCCCGACCGCTTGTCACTTGGTTCGGGCAGCACCAGGTCCTCATCGTGGCCGGGGCGCTGCGCGCGCTCTGGTCCGTCGGCCTGGCCTTCCTGGGGCCGGGCACCGGAGGGCTGCTGCTGGTGATGGGCGTCGAACTCGGGCTCATCTTCTGCTGCGGGGTCTTCAACCCCGTCTGCGCGACTTACCGCCTCGAGCGCACCGCGACCGACCGGGTCGCCCGCATGCTGTCCGCCTGGGCGGTGACGACCAAGGTCTCGACCGCGCTCCTGACGGCCGTCTGGGGCGTGCTGGGCGGCCTGCTCGGCCCGCGTACGGCCATCGGCCTGGCCGGCGTGCTCCTGCTGGCGACCCCGCTGCTGCTCCCCTGCCGCGCCGCCCCGCCCCTCGCCGAACCGGAGCCGGCACCGAGCCGCGCCTGA
- a CDS encoding alpha/beta fold hydrolase — translation MGERPVTMLNVLSLSSATSAFTPITRLGADVLRTGTQVVGKVCDWAGGLPAAVLAMPAAVLAMPAPLVNRGRTIPPAVLSATGSRVEVRPPGVAPMTVAYERRGTGEPVVLLHGLGSNRQAWDAVMPLLTVERDVITIDLPGFGESPDLPDDQPHDLPTVVAGLDVVFTALGLERPHVVGHSLGGLIALRLGQAGLARSVTAVAPAGFWSHTERWYAFAVLNAARQIARLPEPITAWLSQTILGQAALTGTLYMRADQSAPEAVAAALRALRQAVAFQATMRAGRARDLFVGDIPNLPVTIAWGTADRVLPARQAARAAAMIPMMRMVWLPGCSHMPMNDAPQLVAQVILQATAPSSTAERSVAESRPEIAIPRQSTGISSSERHVHFVFDGWTGS, via the coding sequence ATGGGCGAACGCCCTGTCACGATGTTGAATGTCCTGTCGTTGTCCTCAGCGACATCTGCTTTCACCCCCATCACCCGTCTTGGTGCCGACGTGCTCCGGACAGGGACGCAGGTCGTCGGGAAGGTCTGCGACTGGGCGGGCGGGCTGCCGGCTGCGGTGCTGGCGATGCCCGCTGCGGTGCTGGCGATGCCCGCACCGCTGGTCAACCGTGGCAGGACCATTCCGCCTGCGGTTCTCTCCGCTACGGGGTCTCGTGTGGAAGTACGCCCGCCGGGTGTGGCCCCGATGACCGTGGCGTACGAGCGGCGCGGAACCGGTGAGCCGGTGGTCTTGCTGCACGGCCTCGGGTCGAACCGGCAGGCGTGGGACGCGGTGATGCCGTTGCTCACGGTCGAGCGCGACGTGATCACGATAGATCTGCCGGGCTTTGGTGAGTCCCCCGATCTGCCCGACGATCAGCCCCACGACCTGCCCACCGTGGTGGCTGGGCTGGACGTGGTGTTCACTGCGCTCGGGCTGGAGCGGCCGCATGTGGTCGGGCATTCCCTGGGTGGGCTGATCGCGTTGCGGCTAGGCCAGGCAGGTCTCGCCCGCAGTGTGACCGCGGTGGCCCCGGCCGGATTCTGGAGCCACACCGAGCGGTGGTACGCCTTTGCCGTATTGAACGCGGCCCGTCAGATCGCGCGCCTGCCGGAGCCGATCACGGCTTGGCTCTCGCAGACGATCCTGGGGCAGGCGGCCTTGACCGGCACCCTGTACATGCGCGCTGACCAGTCCGCGCCGGAGGCAGTGGCGGCGGCGCTGCGTGCGCTACGCCAGGCGGTCGCGTTCCAGGCCACCATGCGTGCCGGGCGCGCGCGGGACCTGTTCGTCGGGGACATCCCCAACCTCCCGGTGACCATTGCCTGGGGCACAGCCGACCGTGTCCTGCCGGCGCGCCAGGCGGCACGTGCGGCAGCCATGATCCCCATGATGCGGATGGTGTGGCTGCCCGGATGCAGCCATATGCCGATGAACGACGCGCCTCAGCTGGTCGCGCAGGTCATCTTGCAGGCCACCGCCCCGAGTTCCACGGCCGAGCGGAGTGTCGCGGAATCCAGGCCTGAGATTGCCATCCCTCGCCAGTCGACGGGCATTTCCTCATCGGAGCGCCACGTACATTTCGTGTTCGATGGCTGGACAGGGTCATGA
- a CDS encoding LysR family transcriptional regulator: MDLDTVRTFVAAADAGQFQEAAAELAITQQAVSKRIAVLERNLGVRLFTRTARGAELTIDGQAFLPHARELLRVAERAVASVRAGSRPLRVDVIASRSAASGLMRGFHGAYPEIELDVVMLFDIEKAVAAIRSGVIDASFRAVAVPGRPLPDDIESVRVLDEPLQLLTGPAHALSSARSVTLTQLAGHRIWMPGIVPGTEWAAYYDDLVAEFGLTIEATGPNFGSDALLDTIADTPALATFMGEQTRLVWPAGHGLRRIPVTDPTPVYPHSLLWHRDNPHPALATLRAHLAATSPGHEAAGAWAPGWVIPR; encoded by the coding sequence ATGGACCTCGACACCGTCCGGACCTTCGTCGCCGCCGCCGACGCGGGGCAGTTTCAGGAGGCCGCCGCCGAGCTGGCGATCACCCAGCAGGCCGTCTCCAAGCGCATCGCCGTGCTGGAGCGCAACCTCGGCGTGCGGCTGTTCACCCGCACCGCGCGCGGCGCGGAGCTCACCATCGATGGGCAGGCGTTCCTGCCCCACGCCCGCGAGCTGCTGCGCGTCGCCGAGCGCGCGGTCGCGTCCGTGCGCGCCGGCAGCCGTCCGCTGCGCGTCGACGTGATCGCCTCGCGCAGCGCGGCGTCGGGCCTGATGCGCGGCTTCCACGGCGCGTACCCCGAGATCGAGCTCGACGTGGTGATGTTGTTCGATATCGAGAAGGCCGTCGCCGCTATTCGGTCCGGTGTGATCGACGCATCCTTCCGCGCCGTCGCCGTGCCCGGCCGGCCCCTTCCTGACGACATCGAGTCCGTCCGCGTGCTCGACGAGCCGCTCCAACTCCTCACCGGCCCCGCCCACGCGCTGTCGTCCGCCCGGTCGGTGACCCTGACCCAGCTCGCCGGGCACCGGATCTGGATGCCCGGCATCGTCCCCGGCACCGAGTGGGCCGCCTACTACGACGACCTTGTCGCCGAGTTCGGCCTCACCATCGAGGCGACCGGCCCCAACTTCGGCTCCGACGCGCTCCTCGACACCATCGCCGACACCCCGGCCCTGGCCACTTTCATGGGCGAGCAGACCCGCCTCGTCTGGCCCGCCGGCCACGGCCTGCGCCGCATCCCGGTCACCGACCCCACGCCCGTCTACCCGCACTCGCTCTTGTGGCACCGCGACAACCCCCACCCGGCGCTGGCCACCCTCCGCGCCCACCTCGCCGCCACATCCCCCGGCCACGAGGCCGCCGGGGCCTGGGCGCCGGGCTGGGTGATTCCGCGCTGA
- a CDS encoding VOC family protein, with product MDLKLELIALPVSDVDRAKAFYEAAGFRLDLDKAVSEDWRAVHFTPPGSECSIIFGKGITSAVPGSVQGLYLVVSDLEEARVELVGRGIEVSEIFHDAGGLFYHGHDAGEITHQTGGQGRAAGPHPARADYGSYATFSDPDGNGWVLQEVKKRAPGR from the coding sequence ATGGATCTGAAACTCGAACTCATCGCGCTGCCCGTGTCCGACGTCGACCGGGCCAAGGCCTTCTACGAGGCGGCGGGATTCCGTCTGGATCTCGACAAAGCCGTCAGTGAGGATTGGCGCGCGGTGCACTTCACGCCGCCCGGCTCCGAGTGCTCGATCATATTCGGCAAGGGGATCACCTCCGCTGTGCCTGGCTCGGTCCAGGGCCTCTACCTCGTCGTCTCCGACCTCGAGGAGGCCCGCGTGGAGCTCGTCGGCCGCGGCATCGAGGTGAGCGAGATCTTCCACGACGCAGGAGGGCTCTTCTACCACGGCCACGATGCCGGAGAGATCACCCACCAGACCGGCGGCCAGGGGCGGGCGGCCGGCCCGCACCCCGCCCGCGCCGACTACGGCTCCTACGCCACCTTCAGCGACCCGGACGGCAATGGCTGGGTGCTCCAGGAGGTCAAGAAGCGGGCCCCCGGCCGCTGA